The following proteins are co-located in the Pseudomonas sp. DY-1 genome:
- a CDS encoding FUSC family protein, translating to MRDSLRAFLAPDIPALQFAIKTLLGGGIALWCAFRFDLQQPQWALMTAFIVAQPLSGMVVQKGLARLLGTLVGTFMSVAIVGLFAQTPWLFLLALAAWLGICTAASTMMRSAWSYSFVLAGYTVAIIGLPAISHPLAVFDQAVARSTEICLGIICATLTSALLWPQRVERQLARQARDAWQCGIQASISALKGERQERQGLLGVLGRIVAVDAQREHAWFEGSLGRQRALALQVLSRDLLSLLRLARGVARQWRQLDEDEADGLRPWVEEVEQTLAEPDVARLDALRERLLLASEDETLTTVQQYCLGRMAVVMRQASEAVGAMHAVERGEAPADAPPPLSTHRDVQTAAIYGLRSALAFLGLSAFWLATAWTSAVGALTLTCVICGLFASRENAEQIGMMFLHGIVYALPVAFIVGQVFLPQLSGFAMLCMALGVPLFFGALGMAKPALGATATSFCLHFIVLCAPQNLMRFDVGLFFNEAISMLLGVGFAVFTFRLIPLRNPVWHGRRLLKASLSDLARLTGVRLAGAENWFGGRMADRLLQLARLYPVLPEQSRSRWDDGIASLDLGDELLHLRRCLAAADRPLGASEDRFMRQLEHVVLQGPAPGRAQALDEPVGELLEALRGAGRSIDRRLAQAALLQLQQSWRQWCEQQEASHGLA from the coding sequence GTGCGCGATTCCCTGCGTGCCTTCCTGGCGCCTGACATTCCGGCGCTGCAATTCGCAATCAAGACTTTGCTGGGAGGCGGCATTGCCCTCTGGTGTGCCTTTCGCTTCGATCTTCAGCAGCCGCAATGGGCGCTGATGACGGCGTTTATCGTGGCACAGCCGTTGTCCGGGATGGTGGTGCAGAAGGGCTTGGCGCGGCTGCTCGGCACCTTGGTCGGCACGTTCATGTCAGTGGCCATCGTCGGCCTCTTCGCGCAGACACCCTGGTTATTCCTGCTGGCCCTGGCCGCCTGGTTGGGCATCTGCACCGCCGCCTCGACCATGATGCGCAGTGCCTGGTCCTATTCCTTCGTGCTGGCCGGTTACACGGTCGCCATCATTGGCCTGCCCGCCATTAGCCACCCGCTGGCGGTGTTCGACCAGGCCGTGGCGCGCTCCACGGAAATCTGCCTCGGCATCATCTGCGCCACCCTTACCAGCGCACTGCTCTGGCCGCAGCGGGTGGAACGCCAGCTGGCGCGCCAGGCACGGGACGCCTGGCAATGCGGCATCCAGGCGTCGATCTCCGCCTTGAAGGGCGAGCGACAGGAGCGCCAGGGCTTGCTGGGTGTGCTGGGGCGCATCGTTGCGGTGGATGCGCAGCGCGAGCACGCCTGGTTTGAAGGCAGTCTTGGTCGCCAGCGTGCGCTGGCCTTGCAGGTGCTCAGTCGCGACTTGCTCAGTCTGCTACGTCTGGCTCGCGGTGTAGCGCGCCAGTGGCGTCAGTTGGACGAGGACGAGGCCGATGGCCTGCGGCCCTGGGTGGAAGAGGTCGAACAGACCCTGGCCGAACCTGATGTGGCGCGTCTGGATGCGTTGCGCGAGCGGCTGCTGTTGGCGTCTGAGGACGAGACCCTGACCACTGTCCAGCAATACTGTCTGGGTCGCATGGCGGTGGTCATGCGCCAGGCCTCGGAGGCGGTTGGTGCCATGCATGCAGTGGAACGCGGCGAAGCGCCCGCGGACGCACCACCGCCGCTGTCTACTCACCGGGATGTTCAGACAGCCGCCATCTATGGCCTGCGCAGCGCCCTGGCCTTCCTCGGCCTGTCGGCTTTCTGGCTGGCCACCGCCTGGACCTCCGCGGTCGGCGCGCTGACCCTGACTTGCGTGATCTGTGGCCTGTTCGCCAGTCGCGAGAACGCGGAGCAGATCGGCATGATGTTCCTGCACGGCATCGTCTATGCGCTGCCCGTGGCCTTTATCGTTGGACAGGTGTTCCTGCCCCAACTCAGCGGCTTTGCGATGCTCTGCATGGCGCTCGGTGTACCGCTGTTCTTCGGTGCGCTGGGTATGGCCAAGCCTGCGCTGGGTGCCACGGCTACCTCCTTCTGCCTGCATTTCATCGTGCTCTGTGCACCACAGAACCTCATGCGTTTCGATGTCGGGTTGTTCTTCAATGAGGCGATTTCCATGCTGCTCGGAGTCGGCTTCGCGGTGTTCACCTTCCGCCTGATTCCACTGCGCAATCCGGTGTGGCACGGCCGGCGGCTGCTCAAGGCGAGCCTGAGTGATCTGGCACGCCTGACCGGAGTGCGCCTGGCCGGGGCGGAGAACTGGTTCGGCGGACGCATGGCCGACCGCTTGCTTCAACTGGCGCGGCTCTACCCGGTGCTGCCGGAACAGAGCCGCAGCCGCTGGGACGATGGTATCGCCAGCCTGGACCTGGGCGACGAACTGCTGCACCTGCGGCGCTGCCTGGCCGCGGCTGACAGGCCGCTGGGCGCATCGGAGGACCGCTTCATGCGGCAACTCGAGCACGTCGTGCTGCAAGGCCCGGCACCGGGCCGCGCCCAGGCCCTCGACGAGCCCGTTGGAGAGTTGCTGGAGGCTCTGCGGGGGGCCGGGAGGAGTATCGACCGTCGCCTGGCCCAGGCGGCATTGTTGCAGCTGCAGCAGAGTTGGCGGCAATGGTGTGAACAACAGGAGGCGAGCCATGGGCTTGCGTGA
- a CDS encoding TetR/AcrR family transcriptional regulator: protein MTRPRSPGRPTGDSQLQRERLLDAATDAFAHVGVHAASLRGIAQQAGVTPALVNYYFGNKERLVEAVVEERLLPLFQGMSERLQQVGDDPMELVGAFVRGMSANLSRNPWLPPLWVREVLCEGGALREMLTSRFAPMVPLLLAQRFAAAQAGGRLNPDVDPRLLVVSLVGLVMLPYAAGQIWRGIFATPELGDEAMVKHIMALLERGLEVKP, encoded by the coding sequence GTGACCCGCCCTCGCTCCCCCGGCCGCCCCACGGGCGATTCCCAGCTCCAGCGCGAACGCCTGCTGGACGCCGCCACCGATGCGTTCGCCCATGTCGGCGTCCATGCTGCCAGCCTGCGGGGCATTGCCCAGCAGGCTGGCGTGACGCCCGCCCTGGTGAACTACTACTTCGGCAACAAGGAGCGCCTGGTGGAAGCCGTGGTCGAGGAGCGCCTGCTGCCCCTGTTCCAGGGCATGAGCGAACGCCTGCAACAGGTCGGTGACGATCCTATGGAACTGGTCGGCGCCTTCGTTCGCGGCATGAGCGCCAACCTCAGCAGGAACCCCTGGCTGCCGCCGCTCTGGGTCCGTGAAGTGCTCTGCGAAGGCGGTGCGCTGCGCGAAATGCTCACGTCCCGCTTCGCCCCGATGGTGCCCCTGCTGCTGGCCCAGCGCTTCGCTGCGGCGCAAGCGGGCGGTCGTCTCAACCCGGACGTCGACCCTCGCCTGCTGGTGGTTTCGCTGGTCGGCCTGGTGATGCTGCCCTACGCCGCCGGACAGATCTGGCGCGGCATTTTCGCCACGCCGGAACTGGGCGACGAAGCCATGGTGAAACACATCATGGCGCTACTCGAGCGCGGACTGGAGGTGAAGCCATGA
- a CDS encoding HlyD family secretion protein gives MKHLLPCLLAFALLSGCEDPAQQPLLGTLEWDRIGLPAEASETILAWRVAEGDQVQQGQLLLELDPRRLDARLKEAQGDVAQAKARLDELSNGARSETVDAARATLTRNRAELTDADRNFQRIAALYQRRQVAIAELDRARAARDQANAAVNNADAQLRELTNGTRPEQIEQATALLQAAQGRLAQLQVTREHLSLRAPREGRVDTLPFKPGDQPPLNAELVSLLVGEAPYARVYVPASVRTQIAIGDALKVKVEGVAEPFDATVRSIASESSFTPYFALTGDDASRLVYRAELVLQGEAARKLPAGLPVQAERVSHEQ, from the coding sequence ATGAAACACTTGCTTCCCTGTCTGCTGGCGTTCGCCCTGCTCAGTGGCTGCGAAGACCCCGCTCAACAGCCGCTGCTCGGCACCCTTGAATGGGACCGCATCGGGCTGCCCGCAGAAGCCTCGGAAACCATCCTCGCCTGGCGTGTGGCCGAGGGTGATCAGGTGCAGCAGGGCCAACTGCTGCTGGAACTGGACCCGCGTCGTCTCGATGCCCGTCTCAAGGAAGCGCAAGGCGACGTCGCCCAGGCAAAGGCGCGGCTTGACGAACTCAGCAATGGCGCCCGTAGCGAGACCGTGGACGCCGCCCGCGCCACCCTCACCCGCAATCGCGCGGAGCTGACCGACGCCGACCGAAACTTCCAGCGCATCGCCGCTCTCTATCAGCGCCGCCAGGTCGCCATTGCCGAGCTCGACCGCGCCCGCGCCGCCCGCGACCAGGCCAATGCTGCCGTGAACAATGCTGACGCCCAGCTGCGCGAACTCACCAACGGCACCCGTCCGGAACAGATCGAACAGGCCACCGCCCTGCTCCAGGCCGCCCAGGGCCGGCTGGCGCAATTGCAGGTCACCCGCGAGCACCTTAGCCTGCGCGCCCCCCGCGAGGGCCGGGTGGATACCCTCCCCTTCAAGCCTGGCGACCAACCGCCACTGAACGCCGAGCTGGTCAGCCTGCTGGTGGGTGAGGCGCCCTACGCGCGGGTCTACGTGCCTGCCTCGGTACGTACGCAGATCGCCATCGGCGATGCGCTCAAGGTGAAGGTCGAAGGCGTGGCCGAACCTTTCGACGCCACCGTGCGCAGCATCGCCAGCGAATCCAGCTTCACCCCCTACTTCGCCCTGACCGGCGACGACGCCAGCCGCCTGGTCTACCGCGCCGAACTGGTGCTGCAAGGCGAGGCTGCGCGCAAGCTGCCCGCGGGCTTGCCGGTGCAGGCGGAGCGAGTGAGCCATGAGCAGTGA
- a CDS encoding ABC transporter ATP-binding protein codes for MSSDEAVIRASGLTKRFGQLTAVDGLNLHVNRAEVFGFLGPNGCGKSTTIRMLCGLLLPSAGEIEVLGCRIPQDAEELKRRIGYMTQKFSLYEDLTVGENLEFLATVQGLDRREARQRIDELLERYWLADRRKQLAGTMSGGQKQRLALAGAVLHKPDLLLLDEPTSAVDPQSRREFWDSLFELAEAGTTLLVSTHYMDEAERCTRLGILDAGRLVADGSPADLMAALPGRPLLVECAQPRQAQRALQGAEEVIAMAQIGATLRVLSAVDDARERIAQRLVDQGVEAEVKPTDANLEDVFVAVTHRPLERAGASS; via the coding sequence ATGAGCAGTGATGAAGCGGTAATCCGCGCCAGCGGCCTGACCAAGCGCTTCGGCCAGCTCACTGCCGTCGATGGGCTGAACCTGCACGTCAACCGCGCCGAAGTGTTCGGTTTCCTCGGTCCCAATGGCTGTGGCAAATCCACCACCATCCGCATGCTCTGTGGCCTGCTTCTGCCCAGCGCTGGCGAGATCGAAGTGCTCGGCTGCCGCATCCCGCAGGACGCCGAGGAACTGAAACGCCGCATCGGCTACATGACCCAGAAGTTCTCTCTGTACGAAGACCTGACGGTGGGCGAGAACCTGGAGTTCCTCGCTACCGTCCAGGGCCTGGATCGCCGCGAAGCCCGCCAGCGCATCGATGAACTGCTGGAGCGCTATTGGCTGGCGGATCGCCGCAAGCAGCTCGCCGGCACCATGAGCGGCGGCCAGAAACAGCGCCTGGCCCTGGCCGGCGCAGTGCTGCACAAGCCCGACCTGCTGCTCCTCGACGAACCCACCAGCGCCGTGGACCCGCAATCACGCCGGGAATTCTGGGATTCGCTCTTCGAACTGGCCGAAGCCGGCACCACCCTGCTGGTGTCCACCCACTATATGGATGAAGCCGAACGCTGCACCCGTCTGGGCATCCTCGATGCCGGACGCCTGGTGGCCGACGGCAGCCCCGCCGATCTGATGGCTGCCCTGCCAGGACGCCCGTTGCTGGTGGAATGCGCACAGCCACGCCAGGCCCAACGCGCCCTGCAAGGTGCCGAAGAAGTCATCGCCATGGCCCAGATCGGTGCCACGCTGCGCGTGCTCAGCGCCGTCGATGATGCTCGCGAACGCATCGCCCAACGCCTTGTCGACCAGGGCGTCGAGGCCGAGGTGAAGCCCACCGACGCCAACCTCGAAGATGTTTTCGTTGCCGTCACCCACCGCCCGCTGGAACGGGCCGGAGCCTCGTCATGA
- a CDS encoding ABC transporter permease gives MNLRRLGAIVLKELRQLRRDRLTFAMIVGIPIMQLVLFGYAINMDVRGLHAAVLDQADTARSREVIAELGASQVLDFRYQLATPQELDKLLREGNISAALVVPPDFEARLQRKDRPPLQLVVDGSDQVVQASARQLAAYPLPGWPNLTGVQVVNFYNPERLAPLNTVPGLIGVILTMTMVLFTAIALVRERERGNMELLITTPLSPWELTLGKVLPFVGIGLVQVTVILLVGLWLFEVPVRGSLLELYGASLVFIFASLTLGVFISTLARSQFQAMQMAFFTFLPQILLSGFMFPFAGMPQAAQWIAEILPLTHFLRLTRGIMLRGAGLADLWLELVVLLVFTLVMLTFAVMRVHKRLD, from the coding sequence ATGAACCTGCGCCGCCTGGGGGCTATCGTCCTCAAGGAACTGCGCCAGCTGCGCCGCGACCGCCTGACCTTCGCCATGATCGTCGGCATCCCGATCATGCAACTGGTGCTCTTCGGCTACGCCATCAACATGGACGTGCGCGGCTTGCACGCCGCCGTGCTGGATCAGGCCGACACCGCCCGCTCCCGCGAAGTGATCGCCGAACTCGGCGCCAGCCAGGTGCTGGATTTCCGCTACCAGCTCGCCACGCCGCAAGAGCTGGACAAGCTGCTGCGCGAAGGCAACATCAGTGCAGCCCTGGTGGTGCCGCCGGACTTCGAAGCACGTCTGCAACGCAAGGACCGCCCGCCACTGCAGCTGGTGGTGGATGGTTCGGACCAGGTCGTGCAGGCCTCGGCCCGCCAACTGGCGGCCTACCCTCTGCCCGGCTGGCCGAACCTGACCGGCGTGCAGGTGGTGAACTTCTATAACCCCGAACGCCTGGCGCCCCTGAATACGGTGCCGGGGCTGATCGGAGTGATCCTCACCATGACCATGGTGCTGTTCACCGCCATCGCCCTGGTGCGCGAACGGGAACGCGGCAACATGGAACTGCTGATCACCACACCGCTCTCACCCTGGGAGCTGACCCTGGGCAAGGTCCTGCCCTTCGTCGGCATCGGCCTGGTGCAGGTGACAGTGATCCTGCTGGTGGGGCTGTGGCTGTTCGAGGTACCGGTGCGTGGCTCGCTGCTGGAACTCTATGGCGCGTCCCTGGTGTTCATCTTCGCCAGTCTGACCCTGGGGGTATTCATTTCCACCCTGGCGCGCAGCCAGTTCCAGGCCATGCAAATGGCCTTCTTCACCTTCCTGCCGCAGATCCTGCTGTCGGGTTTCATGTTCCCCTTCGCCGGCATGCCGCAGGCGGCGCAGTGGATCGCCGAAATCCTGCCGTTGACGCACTTCTTGCGTCTGACCCGCGGCATCATGCTGCGCGGCGCAGGCCTTGCCGATCTCTGGCTGGAACTGGTGGTGCTGCTGGTGTTCACCCTGGTGATGCTCACCTTCGCAGTAATGCGGGTGCACAAGCGGCTGGATTGA
- a CDS encoding TIGR03364 family FAD-dependent oxidoreductase produces the protein MPLQDTDIAIVGAGILGLSHAYAAARRGLRVSVFERSATPLGASVRNFGQALVTGQPPGPMHALARDSREIWAGWAEAAGFQIRRNGSLLFARTRAEEELLDAFCEVRAPEHGYHVELLRGERLHDLYRGQFSHHRAALLGLDDQQIYSREAVPALVDYLRREHGVEFHFSTLVRDVEPGVIHSTKGSCRAEQIVVCSGHDYQTLLAEQIASLQPQVCRLQMLRVRPEQDFGLNQAVLTGLSCVHYGAFADLPEAEAIREQIQSEQPELEEHGIHLLVSPTPHGELIVGDSHHYGTDASPFNAEAVDEIMLELAEHTLGTRLTVVERWQGVYGARGPGPFSVLKAAPGVTAVLMHSGVGMSVGPALGERTMAGLLS, from the coding sequence ATGCCCCTGCAAGACACCGATATCGCTATCGTCGGCGCCGGCATCCTCGGTCTATCCCACGCCTATGCCGCCGCCCGCCGCGGACTGCGCGTCAGCGTCTTCGAACGCAGCGCCACCCCGCTGGGCGCGTCGGTGCGCAACTTCGGCCAGGCGCTGGTCACAGGCCAGCCGCCGGGCCCCATGCATGCGCTTGCCCGCGACAGTCGCGAAATCTGGGCCGGTTGGGCCGAGGCCGCCGGCTTCCAAATCCGCCGCAATGGCTCCCTGCTGTTCGCCCGTACCCGCGCCGAGGAAGAGTTGCTGGACGCCTTCTGCGAAGTGCGTGCGCCCGAGCACGGCTATCACGTGGAACTGCTGCGTGGCGAACGTCTGCACGACCTGTACCGGGGCCAGTTCAGCCACCATCGCGCTGCGCTGCTGGGCCTGGACGACCAGCAGATCTACTCCCGCGAGGCTGTTCCCGCGCTGGTGGATTACCTGCGCCGCGAGCACGGCGTCGAGTTCCATTTCTCCACCCTGGTGCGCGATGTCGAACCCGGGGTTATCCACAGCACGAAAGGCAGCTGCCGCGCGGAGCAGATCGTCGTCTGCTCGGGGCATGACTACCAGACCCTGCTGGCCGAGCAGATCGCTTCACTGCAACCCCAGGTGTGCCGCCTGCAGATGCTGCGTGTTCGCCCGGAACAGGATTTTGGCTTGAATCAGGCGGTGCTCACGGGCCTCAGCTGCGTGCACTACGGCGCGTTCGCCGACCTGCCGGAAGCCGAGGCCATTCGCGAGCAGATCCAGAGCGAGCAGCCGGAGCTGGAAGAGCACGGTATTCACCTTTTGGTCAGCCCGACGCCCCATGGCGAGCTGATCGTCGGCGATTCCCACCACTACGGCACAGATGCTTCGCCCTTCAACGCCGAAGCGGTGGACGAAATCATGCTGGAACTGGCCGAACACACCCTGGGTACCCGCCTGACCGTGGTGGAGCGTTGGCAGGGCGTCTACGGCGCACGTGGGCCGGGGCCCTTCTCGGTGCTCAAGGCCGCGCCGGGAGTGACTGCCGTGTTGATGCACAGTGGCGTGGGCATGAGCGTCGGACCGGCACTGGGTGAGCGGACCATGGCGGGGTTGCTGTCGTAG
- a CDS encoding putative 2-aminoethylphosphonate ABC transporter substrate-binding protein, which yields MFKRLALAAAVMAGFSLQAQAATELTVYTALEAEQLSAYKKAFEAQNPDIEIKWVRDSTGIITAKLLAEKDRPQADAVWGLAASSLAILDAQGMLQKYAPKHLETIGANYRDAANPPAWVGMDVWAATICFNTVEAEKQGLSKPNSWEDLTKPEYKGKIVMPNPASSGTGFLDVSAWLQTFGEKQGWTYMDGLHQNIGQYVHSGSKPCKLAAAGEFPIGISFEYPAVQLKRQGAPLDIVLPKEGLGWEIEATGIVKGTDQLEAAKKLADFSASPAAMELYKENFAVLAAPGIAKPQTELPADYEQRLIKNDFAWASQNRDQILAEWRKRYDGKSEKLPQ from the coding sequence ATGTTCAAACGCCTCGCTCTCGCCGCCGCCGTAATGGCCGGCTTCAGCCTCCAGGCCCAGGCCGCCACCGAGCTGACTGTCTACACCGCCCTGGAAGCCGAGCAGCTGTCGGCCTACAAGAAGGCCTTCGAAGCGCAGAACCCGGATATCGAGATCAAGTGGGTACGTGACTCCACCGGCATCATCACCGCCAAGCTGCTGGCCGAGAAGGATCGTCCGCAGGCCGACGCCGTGTGGGGCCTGGCTGCTTCCAGCCTGGCCATCCTCGATGCACAGGGCATGTTGCAGAAGTACGCGCCCAAGCATCTGGAGACCATCGGCGCCAACTATCGCGACGCTGCCAATCCGCCGGCCTGGGTGGGCATGGACGTATGGGCCGCCACCATCTGCTTCAACACCGTGGAAGCCGAGAAGCAGGGCCTGAGCAAGCCCAATAGCTGGGAAGACCTGACCAAGCCGGAGTACAAGGGCAAGATCGTGATGCCGAACCCTGCGTCCTCCGGCACTGGATTCCTCGACGTCAGCGCCTGGCTGCAGACCTTTGGCGAGAAGCAGGGCTGGACCTACATGGATGGCCTGCACCAGAACATCGGCCAGTACGTCCATTCCGGCTCCAAGCCGTGCAAGCTGGCCGCCGCCGGCGAGTTCCCCATCGGTATCTCTTTCGAATACCCGGCCGTGCAGCTCAAGCGCCAGGGCGCACCGCTGGACATCGTCCTGCCGAAAGAAGGCCTGGGCTGGGAAATTGAAGCCACCGGTATCGTGAAAGGCACCGACCAGCTTGAAGCGGCCAAGAAACTCGCCGACTTCTCCGCCAGCCCGGCGGCCATGGAGCTGTACAAGGAAAACTTCGCCGTACTCGCCGCCCCCGGTATCGCCAAGCCGCAGACCGAACTGCCCGCCGATTACGAGCAGCGCCTGATCAAGAACGACTTCGCCTGGGCTTCGCAGAACCGCGACCAGATTCTGGCCGAATGGCGCAAGCGCTACGACGGCAAGTCCGAGAAGCTGCCGCAGTAA
- a CDS encoding putative 2-aminoethylphosphonate ABC transporter permease subunit, whose protein sequence is MDAVIKLDKIPARATARGDLLDRLFVTGGKYLFLGLLILAVLLPLLAIFWRGFSAGAGQGGGLLAAKELLASANFHWLLGNSLKVSLSVAAIVVPTAYLFAYALQRTLIPAKGLWRGISLLPLLAPSMLPGIALIYLFGNQGLLRDWLPDNIYGFWGIVLGEAIYTFPHALMVLLSALSMADARLFDAAASMGAGPWKAFRSITWPATRQAAFAAFCLVFTLTITDFGVPVVVGGDYQVLALEAYKAVVGQQQFGRGALIGMVLLLPALLSFGVDAWLRRRQGEAMSGRAQVFHPTPSKVRDACFLALVLTVCAILLLVLGMAVYSSLVKFWPYNLSLSLRHYAFEETAGGGWLAYRNSLTLASCTAIFGSALIFTGAYLMEKTRGQQWLNQVLRLLSFVPMAVPGLVLGLGYVFFFNLPGNPLHALYGSMTLLVICSIAHFLTTAQMTATTALRQLDGEFEAAALSLKAPLWRHYLRVTVPICLPALLDIIRYLFVSAMTTVSAAIFLYSPDSILAAVAVLNMDDAGNVGGAAAMSTLILLTSATVSLLLAWASRGLLRRSQAWRQGTPGTH, encoded by the coding sequence ATGGATGCCGTGATCAAGCTGGACAAGATTCCGGCCAGGGCCACCGCGCGTGGTGACCTGCTCGACCGCCTCTTCGTGACCGGTGGTAAATACCTGTTCCTCGGCCTGCTGATTCTCGCTGTGCTGCTGCCGCTGCTGGCGATCTTCTGGCGGGGCTTCAGCGCAGGGGCGGGGCAGGGGGGTGGTCTGTTGGCGGCGAAGGAACTGCTGGCCAGCGCCAACTTCCATTGGCTGCTGGGAAACAGCCTGAAGGTGTCTCTGAGCGTGGCTGCCATCGTGGTGCCCACCGCCTATCTGTTCGCCTATGCCCTGCAACGCACGTTGATTCCGGCCAAGGGCCTCTGGCGGGGAATCTCCCTGCTGCCGTTGCTGGCACCGTCAATGCTGCCGGGCATCGCGCTGATCTACCTGTTCGGCAACCAGGGACTGCTGCGTGACTGGCTACCGGACAACATCTACGGCTTCTGGGGCATCGTCCTCGGTGAGGCCATCTACACCTTCCCACATGCGTTGATGGTGTTGCTCTCGGCGCTGTCGATGGCCGATGCGCGCCTGTTCGACGCCGCCGCCAGCATGGGCGCCGGTCCATGGAAGGCCTTTCGCAGCATCACCTGGCCGGCGACGCGCCAGGCTGCGTTCGCCGCCTTCTGCCTGGTGTTCACCCTGACCATCACCGACTTCGGCGTGCCCGTGGTCGTCGGTGGCGACTACCAGGTGCTGGCGCTGGAAGCCTACAAGGCCGTGGTCGGCCAGCAGCAGTTCGGCCGTGGCGCTCTGATCGGCATGGTGTTGCTGCTGCCGGCACTGCTCAGCTTTGGTGTCGACGCCTGGTTGCGTCGTCGCCAGGGCGAGGCCATGAGCGGCCGGGCCCAGGTCTTCCACCCGACACCGTCGAAGGTCCGCGATGCCTGCTTCCTCGCCCTGGTGCTGACGGTCTGCGCAATCCTCCTGCTGGTGCTGGGCATGGCAGTGTATTCGTCGCTGGTGAAGTTCTGGCCCTACAACCTGTCGCTGTCGCTGCGTCATTACGCATTCGAGGAAACCGCCGGTGGCGGCTGGCTGGCCTACCGCAACAGCCTGACCCTGGCCAGCTGCACCGCGATCTTCGGCAGTGCGCTGATCTTCACCGGCGCCTACCTGATGGAGAAGACCCGTGGCCAGCAGTGGCTCAACCAGGTGCTGCGCCTGCTCAGCTTCGTGCCCATGGCCGTACCCGGCCTCGTGCTCGGCCTTGGCTACGTGTTCTTCTTCAACCTGCCAGGCAACCCGCTGCACGCCCTCTACGGCAGCATGACCCTGCTGGTGATCTGCTCCATCGCGCACTTCCTGACGACTGCGCAGATGACCGCCACCACCGCGCTGCGCCAGCTGGATGGCGAGTTCGAGGCCGCCGCGCTGTCGCTCAAGGCTCCGCTCTGGCGCCACTACCTGCGGGTGACGGTGCCGATCTGCCTGCCGGCGCTGCTGGACATCATCCGCTACCTGTTCGTTTCGGCCATGACCACGGTGTCCGCCGCCATCTTCCTCTACAGCCCCGACAGCATCCTCGCCGCCGTGGCTGTGCTGAACATGGACGACGCGGGCAACGTCGGCGGCGCGGCCGCCATGTCCACCCTGATCCTGCTGACCTCCGCCACGGTTTCCCTGCTGCTGGCCTGGGCTTCGCGCGGCCTGCTGCGCCGCTCCCAGGCTTGGCGCCAGGGCACGCCGGGCACCCACTGA
- a CDS encoding putative 2-aminoethylphosphonate ABC transporter ATP-binding protein — MTPADHHATHMRVRDIHKRFGHFTALGGVSLDIAAGELVCLLGPSGCGKTTLLRCIAGLEQQDSGTLHIGTRDISRLPPQARDYGILFQSYALFPNLTVEQNIAYGLSGSGREQVRARVAEMLELVGLAGSEKKFPGQLSGGQQQRVALARALAPAPSLLLLDEPMSALDARVREHLCTELRQLQKRLGITTLMVTHNQDEAMLMADRIAVMNQGRVEQYGTPQDIYRQPATPFVAEFVGQGNWLPFDSRQGGHARVGNMHLRLPETAGSVARGRLFCRPEAIAINPAEQQDNRFRAQVREITFLGNRCRMSFELEQLPGHPLLAELGPESLPRLGTPDIWVALPAHSLQVFA; from the coding sequence ATGACCCCAGCCGATCACCACGCCACCCATATGCGGGTGCGAGATATCCACAAGCGCTTCGGCCATTTCACTGCGTTGGGCGGTGTTTCCCTGGATATCGCTGCAGGCGAACTCGTGTGCCTGCTGGGACCGTCCGGCTGTGGCAAGACGACACTGCTGCGCTGCATTGCCGGCTTGGAGCAGCAGGACAGCGGCACGCTCCACATCGGCACACGGGATATCTCACGCCTGCCGCCCCAGGCCCGTGACTACGGCATCCTGTTCCAGTCCTATGCGCTGTTCCCGAACCTGACGGTGGAGCAGAACATCGCCTATGGCCTGTCCGGCAGCGGCCGCGAGCAGGTGCGTGCCCGCGTTGCCGAGATGCTGGAGCTGGTGGGCCTTGCCGGCAGCGAGAAGAAGTTCCCCGGCCAGCTCTCCGGTGGCCAGCAGCAGCGCGTGGCCCTGGCCCGAGCCCTGGCTCCGGCGCCGTCCCTGCTGCTGCTGGATGAGCCGATGTCGGCGCTGGACGCCCGCGTCCGCGAGCATCTGTGCACCGAGCTGCGCCAACTGCAGAAGCGCTTGGGCATCACCACGCTGATGGTTACCCACAACCAGGACGAGGCCATGCTGATGGCCGACCGAATTGCGGTGATGAACCAGGGCCGCGTTGAACAATACGGCACGCCCCAGGATATCTATCGCCAGCCCGCCACACCCTTCGTTGCCGAGTTCGTCGGCCAGGGCAACTGGCTGCCCTTCGACTCGCGCCAGGGCGGTCACGCCCGTGTCGGCAACATGCACCTGCGCCTTCCTGAAACCGCCGGCAGTGTCGCGCGCGGCCGCCTGTTCTGTCGCCCCGAGGCCATCGCTATCAATCCCGCCGAGCAGCAGGACAATCGCTTCCGTGCCCAGGTGCGGGAGATCACCTTCCTCGGCAACCGTTGCCGCATGAGCTTCGAGCTGGAGCAACTGCCTGGCCATCCGCTGCTGGCCGAGCTGGGCCCTGAAAGCCTGCCGCGCCTCGGCACCCCGGATATCTGGGTGGCGCTTCCGGCGCACAGCCTGCAGGTGTTCGCCTGA